The Nicotiana tabacum cultivar K326 chromosome 5, ASM71507v2, whole genome shotgun sequence sequence attgttatgtcagttaaccgAAGGAGACTTATTGATGGGCCCACAAATAGGTATATCGCGGTGTAATACCATGCTATATATATTTGAATTACAGTTATATCAGTTAAATGCATGAGACTAATTGGTGGGCCCACAAACAGCTGCTATACCTTAACGGCAGAAACACCGTTTAAGTATAGCGCGGTATAATACCGTGTTAGATATAGAAAAGTATCTTTTTTTAGGCAGTAGAAacgtattttgagtccaaaaagtTGGCATTTAGGTTTCGGACTATATAACTTTGCATCTGTACGAAAGGTTATTTGATTTATCCAGAGTAGATCCTTTTTTATTTATAGCCATGGTGTCCGGGCCAACTTGCATGCACCTTAACTAATTTCACGggatacctgctacctcccaccagcaacaggTACTAGGTAACTCTGTCCACCAAAGCTTTGACACATGGGAAGAAATTGCCTAGTGTTTTTGtcatttcaacctaaaatctcaTAGTTCTTAACCCACTGCTGACCATTAGACTATACCCCAAAAAGAAATCACCCAGAGCAGGTCCTTTTAAAGCTGATGATTTAAAGAGCTCAAACCAGGACAAAGATTGTCATCTAAAAGTAACTTCATTCGAAATGCTGCTGACTTGATCTGTGTTGATAGACAATAAATATGTCAAATTCCAACACATGCACTTCTCATAGTTGTTCAAAATGGCCTTTAAAGAATAACCAACAGACCgacaatttatttttatttttttgtacaaGAGAAGATTTACGTGCCATTTACATTGAAATAAGCTCTTAGTTCGTtatatttacaaatacaaagaacaaattaaaaaataaaatttgtagcAACGTCTCCAGGAGCCATCAGTCTCAATATCTTGTCATCCTTGGAAATCACTGTATCCTCCTGGCTGATATGCCATTAGTAATCTTGTCATTTTTGTTCTTGTCTTACCGCAATAGCTTTTGCCTCTCTATCCTcgcaaggtaggggtaaggtctgtgtacacactaccctccccagaccccacggtgtgagataatactgggtatgttgttgttgttcttaccGCAATCCATAGACTTCTGCCAATTCGCAACAATGTCTCTAAGAGCGTCAGATAGGCAATTTCAAGAGTAATTTATCAGAATTTTGAGTATGAAGCCTCGTCTGATAGTGTAAATTATATTTAGATTCCATGATGTAGTGTAGAAGTAGCAGAAAAGGTTTgcataattaatatttatgtcAGCGGAAGCTACTGCCAAGGAACATCTCCATTATAAAGGATTGGACTACTTTCATGTTACCTGTACAGATTTCACGTCCAGTGCAAGGAAATGGGAAGCTCCAGAGGGCCAATGATGGAGCAAATTCCATATTACTCACCGAGAGGGCAAAACAGACAAATTCTATTTAGATGGATACATAGACAGCCTAGGAGCAGGGGCATATCACCAGTAATCACCACATGAACAAGCTCCATTTTGGAAGTGGTGAAACCTATTTATATCTCTTACAACAATTTCTCGCTGCACTATTGTTGATATAAACTTGATTGCTGCATGACAGTCCAAACATATTCGTAGATTTTTTATAATCCGGATTGGGCTTCCAGGTAGCGTTCTAAGTAAAGCAAAGGCTAAAGCTAATCTCTCACTATGTAACCACAGGAGGCGTGTCTTTTCATCATCGTCTACGTCAAGTAGAACAACATCACAATTAGGAACATAACCTCCCCTCTTACTTTTCAAGTTAAACAATTCCAACATTCCATGTATAAGTTTGATATCAGGATGTGAAGCATCACCAACAGAGAAATAATGAACACTGCCCTGGTGTTCAACCCAACTAAGTCCTGGTTCCTTCTTTAGTCGTTTCTTCTTCATGCTTCTCCGAACAAAAGCTACATTATTCCACCTTTTTGAAGTGGCATACatatttgataacaacacataaGTCGCTTCATCTTGTGGTTCCAATTCAAGCACATGCTGAGCAGCTGTTTTCCCAAGCTCAACTTCATTATGAAGAACACAGGCACCAAGCAAAGCACGCCATACCATGACACTTGGCTCAAATGGGATGTCTTCAATCAACTTAACAGCCTTATCAAGGTGACCTAAGCGCCCCAAAAGTGATACCATGCATGTGTAATGCTCAACGCACGGTTCAATACCATAATCATCTAGCATTAAAAAGAGATAGGCATATCCTTGATTCAAAGATCCTGAATTGCTACAAGCTGAAAGAACACCAAGAAATGTTAATTGATTAGGCTTGACTTCCGTTTTGCGCATTCTCTCAAAGATATTGAGAGCCTCATTCCCAAGACCATGCATGGAATATGCTGAAACCATAGCATTCCATGAAACAACATCTCGCTCATTCATTGTTTCAAATGCTAAACGAGCATATTTAATACTCCCACATTTTGCGTACATATCCACTAAAGCATTTCCAACAGCAAGATCTTGATTGTAAGTGGTTTTTATAGTCAAAGAATGAATTTGAAGACCTGGCTCCAATGCAGCTAGGGTTGCACAAGCACGCAGCAGAGAAGAATATGTCACCGATGAAGCCCGTACTTGAGCTTCAAGCATATCCGTGAATAGATTTAGCGCCTTCTCTCCATCTCCACATTGTACATGGCCAACAATAATAGTGTTCCATGATACCTCATTTCTGTTTTCGGTCTCCAAAAACATGCTTACTGCATTTTCCACCTTTCCGCACTTAGCATACACATCCATGAGGGCATTTGTAACAAACACATCAGAATTAAGACCAGACTTTGTCACGTAGGAATGGATTTGCCTACCAAGGTTTAAAGCCTCCACTGATGCACATGCATGCAGCACACTAGCAAAAGTAAACTGGTTTGGAGCAACTAATGCTCTCCTCATTTGGGAGAAAAATTCCAGTGCCTCGTCACAGCGGTCACTTTGTGAATACCGAGCTATAATAAAACTCCAATGAACTACATCACGTTCAGGAATCTCTTGAAAGACACGTGCAGCATCATTCAGATCTCCAGATTTACAGTATAGGTCGAGCAACGAAATACCAACTGAAGGATCCATCTCATACCTAGTTTTCAATACGCATCCATGAAAACTCTTGCCCACATTTATAGCCTCTAGACCAAGGCAAGCCTTCATGACACTCGCAAATGTATAGTTGTTTGGAATCCAACCTGCCATCCTCATTTGAGAGAAGCATCCCAGTGTTTCTTCAAACTTATCATTTTCTGCATAGCAAGTAATCATCCCTGTCCAAGAAACCATGTCCTTATCAATAATGCCATCAAAAACGTCCCTTGCAAAATCAACAAGTCCAGAAACAGAGTAAGAATCGATGAGGGCAGTGCTGACAAAAGGATTAGAGTCATGTCCAAGCTTATAAATACACGCATGAATGCTCGAACCCATCTCTGCCTCATCCATACTCACAAGCACTTTCAAGATTGTTGTGAATACAAATGGGTTCAGCTCATGACCTTCTCTATGCAATCTAACAAACAATTCAACAGCTGCAATGTATTGCTCTGCCCGCAAAAAACACTGAAGTAAAGTAACAAATGAAACCACGTTTCTCATAGGCATTTCGTCGAACAGCCGAACTGCATCATGTAATAACTCAGACTTGACGTACAAGTTGAGCAAAATATTCTGCCCAAATAGGTCTAAACATTCACCTCTTTTCAAAATGTCGCAATGGAGTGCCTTTGCGGCTCTGAAATCCCTGTTCATTATGCAATTCTGAAGCACATTGGCGTATGCAGATGAATCGAATGAAGGAATTTCCaaattcttgttttgttgtttGGTCAAATGGAGGACTTGGGATGAGATATGGCAGTGCCGAAACAGAACCCAAACGTGGGATGTTGCAAAATCGGTCCATGACTGCCTTCTGCCCAGTGCGTATCTCAGCATGCGTGTTTCGGCAAGACAACGCTGGTTTCCCTTAATGAGCAGCCAACGTAAGCCTAGATTAACGGGCTTCGCTTAGACATTTTCTCATATGTCCTGTGAAATTAAGAGGGAAGTGCACACTTAGTCAATAATAAcacttgtatttatttttaagcaACTGTTTAAAATGTCTATAGTCTTTAGCCACTACTTTAATAAACTTTTATCTGCCCGGACGAAAATACACTTCTGCTCATAAAGTTCAGGACctagtgtccttaacttatgggtttgttactgtaagttcaggactagttgtccttaatttatgagcttgtaagtctaagtttagTATTacatatccttaacttttgaacttgaactTTAAGTTCAGggctacatgtccttaacttttgaacatgGAACTTGAAGTCAAGACTACcggtccttaatttctgtgcttgtaactctaagttaaggactacatgtccttaatttttgaacttccaactctaagttcaggaccaagtgtcattaacttatgagcttgttactgtaagttcaggactagctgtccttaatttatgagcttgtaagtctaagttaaaGACTATATGTCCTTAGtttttgagcttgtaactctaagtttaagactacatgtccttaacttttgaacttgtaactttAAGTtgaggactacatgtccttattttttgaacttgaaactctaaaTTCAGGATTACTTGTCTTTAATTTCTgtacttgtaactctaagttaaggattaCCTATCGTATGCTAGGCATTGAAATATTTTGTACTAAATCACTTTCCCATATCCTCATGCTCTGCAAAGATAGAGAAGGATGTAAATGAAATTGATGAGTGAAAGAATGTTGGTTACTGTGACATGTTCAAATGTGATACACAGATTGCCCTGAACATTGTGAACATGTTAATGAAAATGTCATGATGTTGCAGTAGACAGTGTACTAACATATGTAGCGGAGTTTGTACGAACATGCTagcaaactctttttttttaaataaggaGCATTCCTGCAGAACGGGAGAAAGGGTTTTGAAATATAGAGGGTTTGGGaaggaaaagagatagaagaaagggtaacgccgtcttttcatattaattttaatagattaGTGACTACTTTTGCTcagcattaaaaatactggataaaaagtaaataccactttaaaaagtgACTACCCCACACAATTTTTACAAATTAAGAAGGGTAAGAAAGGTAGAACACTTTGGTGCCACTATTGATTTTTTAACCATGCTTGTCGTATGGACAAACTTTTAAGTTTAACAAATATTGTCTCTCACTTGTTCCATTGGGTGTAATTTTATGGGTAAGAAATTGAAAGAAATTCTATTTTTTCATACGAAAATAAAATTTGGATAAAAATATCCTTAGTTAAAATTCGAAAAGATTCCAGCATAATATCCTGAAATTCGAGTTTCTAACCTATGAAATCCTAGCATAATATGTTGCAATTCATAATGTGTTGAAATTCCAAAATAATATGTTGGAGATTTACATACATGAGTTCCATAATCTAGCAtattttacttaatttttttAGTGTTTTAGCTAAgaatatttttgtccaaattttatCTATGTGTTTATAAGTATTACAAATATTGGATatttttcaattacaatttcaaaATTTGGTCAGCCATGCTATTTTGGTTAAGAAATACTCCTAATAGGCTGGACTTCTTAAATAAAAATTGGACAGAAAGACCCGACAGGTCGTTTTCAGTTCTAGCTTCTCATTTCGTGATTTAAGACCTTATATAGCTTTAtttggtgatttatgacttgctaTGACGATTCAATAGGTCGTTTTAAGTAATAGCCTTTATTTACGTATTTTGAGACCTCTTATAGCTTCCTTTGATGTTTATTAATTTGCGTGCGTGGTCTATGCTATTTTTTGAAAAGCTTTTACACAAAATTTagaagaaaatgtgatttttggccgaaaatatGACTTGAGTTGACCGCAGTCAATATTCTTGATAAACGACCTCAGATCGATATTTTAACGATTTCTGgtatgttcgtatgatgtttttggacttgtacgcatgtttggttggCGTCCGGGGTGGCCTGAGCGCATATTGGCGTGttatgtgaaaaattatgaaaatgaattttaaagttaaaattcttgagttttgatgactGATAcatgttatttgatgttattttgatggttTGAGATAGAGagaaagtttgtatgatgttattacacttgagTACATAttcggtttggagcccgaggggcttgggtgagtttcggattggtttcggaccattttgggacttgttgaaCTGCTGGTTTCTCTTCTGGTGCTcagtgcttcacgatcgcgaagggggTTTATGGCTGGGGCGGGTGGTTTTACGCGAACGTAGGCTCGCGAACGtgaggtgtcacacctcctttttgcgcgcccccaCCCCAaggggtaagatgcgcgggtggagtttttccaatttaagtgacaatattcgaaatgggattatttatttaattcagagtcgccacttgggaaaggtttggtttttggtgtcccaagtcaccggtttatcttgaatcccaaatcgaggaaattttcgacttttccaagtgaagtctgcgaaccagaaattctaagtaaggaattctgttgacccgagggaaggtgttaggcaccctcgaatcccgtggttctagcacggtcgcttaaattattataatggctaaatatctgatttaaatacaggttgtgacttatgtgcttttattaagtttaaaccgcttttattattatcatttgttttatagaattgcaacgtcgtgaaaatgcacctcaaaccacgtcacagtcaatgcgcccgtagttgttaacacatttcgactccgtcgagatttggattcgggtcacatcaatgtgcacccaagtttaacaGTGTAATTTATTAAGGGCGCCTAAGGGGGTCTAGTGCGTTATTATTtgtggaaggccatgaaatttattaaatggcctatcctgaattctagataatTATCAAGGTTATTTATTGAGGACCCCGCGATTTTcatctcatttggcgaggctcgtctcattttttttagaaggaacatcctaaagcgattacatttctaatgtgtttatctcaaaaaaaaatagaagaaaagatgcgtGCTATTTTTACTATGTGTTTGGCCCAAATCCAGATTTTTAGCTAATCATCCAATTAATTATTTACGGGATGAAGAAACATTGTACCTCATGTAAACATGCTTTGAACTTGATAAAAGAAACGTATATGGGATTGATGAAATGCTATGACTATTACAAGAGCTCCTTAACTTTAACTTATTCAAACAAGATTAATTAAGATTGCTTGTTAAGAAATGCGACTAATGGTATTTTACTCATCCTATAAACTGCTTCACGCAAACTGAAACTCAAGAGTTTGAAACTGTATTGTCTTTAGCTAAATCTTAAACAATCATTTGCCCCTACATATTCAAAACATGCTGAAATGGCGATTTTGAGTTAGCAATTGTATTAAAATGGCTGCACATTTCATGGATTGTATTTACATCTTATGTACTACCaaacgaataaaatgtcacaGCTCCAGATgggcataaactttaattaagtacaaccttactaatgtgTCTCTATTAGGCTAACAGACCAAGAAACTGCGTATCTTAACAACATTAAAAAAGGCAATTCGTAAGCAATACAACaggtgattataactccttcaaatcttttgattcatgctttcattgttacatcaaatgcgagtcttagtatgtacctggatattggatacaacaggagaagcaaggggtcagtagggcaatagaagcgataccaaacaacagcagtaacagcaggtgcCAAATAGAAcagaaatcccagtgcaagaggcCAATAAAGCCAATGGAGGAGAGGCAGAATGAGACAAATTCCCAGTAGTAATGGAGTCAGAGAATCAAGCAATCCAATTCCAGGGGAAGCCAACAAACAAATCCAAACAATAGACTTAACTGACACTTGAAGGAAAACAGGACTAACTTGGACAGTTTGAACAAAATGAGAATCGACAAACAGTAGGGAGAAGACAATTCCTGATTTTTGTGATatctctttccctatctcctttcttttcaagttctaatATCAGTCCTCAATTTGAAATCTATTTGGTTTATCGAAGAGAAAACTTTTCCAGTTTCTGTTTTCAGAATTTGAAACTTTCAGATGTTCCCTCTCATtgcctctctctatctctgtatgctttttctgtgtatctctatcaactctctctttcaaaactcctcacagtgtgtgtgtgtttcttctCTAATCCCCCTGTCCTAATCTCAGATcctccccttttataagcctccaCATCAAAACTTTTACAGCCTGTTAGATTAAtcagatacccctcccatgtgcccattacttttcagtttccactcaactatttaagtattaatcccatgacattcccttaGCAGGCTTTaacttttttactttattatctaaaagcaagtatgggcagtaaaatatatctgacagcatatactgtcagattgtttaaaacttaaaagcttcttaatgcagaaaaacaggctgtgcacaaggcacatgaggtgcaccaatgcacatgctgtgcacgagtgcacatgccttccaattcaggatttaaacataaacaatcccTTTTTACATTGACTggtccaaatcaacagctataggTAAACGAAACTGATTCTGAATTgatttcaacaaatgttcaacagaagcaaatcgatttactatgctcagacagttgaaattaattgacgacacatgtcgactcgactatattagcattatcGTACACAATCGTAGCCGAAAATCAAACATTCAGAAGTATAGGatacatgactcgacttatactgattaaaataGAATGGTGCATCCGAGGAATCAGTTAGTTAGTACaaattggaatacaaccaatacgcatgccgtatcagaataggaggagaaggattcagacaaacacagatgtTCAAACAGAGTGGAcgaacaaaagttgataaaaattcaaaacacaaattgACACAAAACACGAACAGACATCTAATCCCTCACATGGACCAAACAAATAAGGGAAGAAGgcagactcacctcaaatcttgaaaaatcggAAACCTTGAACCGGACTTGGACagactttcttaaggctgaacggactttaatcgaagtgtttctcagatgagaaacacttcgattaaggtcccttggaccttaatttctttggctcgaacgggTATGAACTAGTGACGAggaactacaaagttccaaaactcagatccgggattcatgtttccctggttagattcggaccaaaccaagtatggttcggtcacgaggggggtctggggagtatctggtacaaaactggggttggttgggtcagatcgagttttgactcgaatcttcgaatgaagattcgaggacctgggggtgattcgaaacatggggttggtagatttgggttcaggatggcctgggggtcctatggtgttcaagggaaggtcaccggcatccatgccgccggctttcatggcggaagtatgcagaggcggctagggttttaggtGTTGTGGTGAAgacgacgaaggctggggtttggatagggggggcagggtagtgttatgcgcttatatagttagtgggcaagtggatcctggccgttggatgagacgagatgaagggccaggatccttcggctaacagggaacgacgtcgtttcaagggtaaggggttggggtcggtccgggtgtaaatgggtcgggtttgttgatgggttatggggattgatcttggccgttgatcactctgagatcaacggcccagatcaggcacgactcaaacgacgtcgtttggacgtcctgggcatcaggtgaCCTGGGctgggcaggcctgggtcttgggctgtttgtttgggccaattttgttaaaattggcccaagtccggaaggggtttttttttttttttttttcttcttatttattttaaaacaaagctaagccaaaaaaaatcaaattaaaattaaatacacactcaaatacaattatttgcacacatactaaaatatttcaaaaccggtaaagtcaaaccaaataaaatcacggacgaaaatgcctattcacgattttctatttaacgaccgaattacggtttgaattacgcaggacacatatatattttttgaattttattttaataaagtaaataaataagaatgggccaaaatcacaaataaatccacaaggtgccgtacagaaatccgaaattgtacagcggggccaattatatatttttttatttctttttggagcgattgtcgtgtgaagcaaaaatcacgtgctcacagctgcccctctttgttcggaaacacgaagggttttcgtgcaaagatcaagtgagcgtgtatgagcgatttttgcctatagaccactccgtatgaagcattttttgaaagatctgaccgaatcttgcttcaaagatttcctacatatcctgggctaaacaggaatcaggtcgatgtagttcgagaagttttggtagctggggctaccatgggactgcaatgcttgccgctactgctgctgctgttgccactgctacgtcactgaccgccttattacaaccaagcgaaaattggaaactgaactaactacttttatgcatgtcaactgctagttacaagattcctatctatgattcttttacgacttgatcttgggtcttagctgattctgcttgtagactctgatctgaaacttgatgcttgcgagttgcggcgacttgtttttTAATCTCCGGGATACCGAATAAAATGTGACCGGCAGAGgtcaggaccttagtcaaatgttggagttgatttgctttccctttactctgatatctcgggatatctcttttttgtctttttcttctttgattccgaactgggatttatctctgggtcatttcgatccatgtggctcgaggtcagacctgcgggagaaaagaaacaaacaaacgaaattttctgccccagtttcactaggaaaatttcgttacttattcaccaggaagttcataaatttgatgaaagaggatatgcgtgctcagttcagggttggagccctaatatcgactagctggggaaaggttcagtgtagggtttaaaacccttacgccaaacaaaggaagaattcagtttagggtttaaaaccctaatgctgcctaaaaggaaaaaagttcagtttagggtttaaaaccctaatgctgactaaaaaggaaaattcagtttagggtttaaaaccctaatgctgattggctggaaaagctcagtttagagtttagaactctaatgctggctaaaggaaaattcagtttagggtttaaaaccctaatgctgattgcatggaaaagctcagtttagagtttaaaactctaatgctggctaaaaggaaaagttcagtttagggtttaaaaccctaatgctgactaaaggaaaattcagtttagggtttaaaaccctaatgctgattgcatggaaaagctcagtttagagtttaaaactctaatgctggctaaaaggaaaaagttcagtttagggtttaaaaccctaatgctgactaaaggaaaattcagtttagggtttaaaaccctaatgctgattgcatggaaaagctcagtttagagtttaaaactctaatgctggctaaaaggaaaaagttcagtttagggtttaaaaccctaatgctgactaaaggaaaattcagtttagggtttaaaaccctaatgctgattgcatggaaaagctcagtttagagtttaaaactctaatgctggctaaaaggaaaagttcagtttagggtttaaaaccctaatgctgactaaaggaaaattcagtttagggtttaaaaccctaatgctgattgcatggaaaagctcagtttagagtttaaaactctaatgctggctaaaaggaaaagttcagtttagggtttaaaaccctaatgctgactaaaggaaaattcagtttagggtttaaaaccctaatgctgattgcatggaaaagctcagtttagagtttaaaactctaatgctggctaaaaggaaaagttcagtttagggtttaaaaccctaatgctgactaaaggaaaactcagtttagggtttaaaaccctaatgctgattgcatggaaaagctcagtttagagtttaaaactctaatgctggctaaaaggaaaagttcagtttagggtttaaaaccctaatgctgactaaaggaaaattcagtttagggtttaaaaccctaatgctgattgcatggaaaagctcagtttagagtttaaaactctaatgctggctaaaaggaaaagttcagtttagggtttaaaaccctaatgctgactaaaggaaaactcagtttagggtttaaaaccctaatgctgattgcatggaaaagctcagtttagagtttaaaactctaatgctggctaaaaggaaaaagttcagtttagggtttaaaaccctaatgctgactaaaggaaaattcagtttagggtttaaaaccctaatgctgattgcatggaaaagctcagtttagagtttaaaactctaatgctggctaaaaggaaaaagttcagtttagggtttaaaaccctaatgctgactaaaaggaaaattcagtttagggtttaaaaccctaatgctgattgcatggaaaattcagtttagagtttaaaactctaatgctggctaaaaggaaaagttcagtttagggtttaaaaccctaatgctgactaaaggaaaattcagtttagggtttaaaaccctaatgctgattgcatggaaaagctcagtttagagtttaaaactctaatgctggctaaaaggaaaagttcagtttagggtttaaaaccctaatgctgactaaaggaaaattcagtttagggtttaaaaccctaatgctgattgcatggaaaagctcagtttagagtttaaaactctaatgctggctaaaaggaaaagttcagtttagggtttaaaaccctaatgctgactaaaggaaaattcagtttagggtttaaaaccctaatgctgattgtatggaaaagctcagtttagagtttaagactctaatgctggctaaaaggaaaagttcagtttagggtttaaaaccctaatgctgactaaaggaaaattcagtttagggtttaaaaccctaatgctgattgcatggaaaagctcagtttagagtttaaaactctaatgctggctaaaaggaaaagttcagtttagggtttaaaaccctaatgctgactaaaggaaaattcagtttagggtttaaaaccctaatgctgattgcatggaaaagctcagtttagagtttaaaactctaatgctggctaaaaggaaaagttcagtttagggtttaaaaccctaatgctgactaaaggaaaattcagtttagggtttaaaaccctaatgctgattgtatggaaaagctcagtttagagtttaagactctaatgctggctaaaaggaaaagttcagtttagggtttaaaaccctaatgctgactaaaggaaaattcagtttagggtttaaaacc is a genomic window containing:
- the LOC107782236 gene encoding putative pentatricopeptide repeat-containing protein At5g13230, mitochondrial, yielding MLRYALGRRQSWTDFATSHVWVLFRHCHISSQVLHLTKQQNKNLEIPSFDSSAYANVLQNCIMNRDFRAAKALHCDILKRGECLDLFGQNILLNLYVKSELLHDAVRLFDEMPMRNVVSFVTLLQCFLRAEQYIAAVELFVRLHREGHELNPFVFTTILKVLVSMDEAEMGSSIHACIYKLGHDSNPFVSTALIDSYSVSGLVDFARDVFDGIIDKDMVSWTGMITCYAENDKFEETLGCFSQMRMAGWIPNNYTFASVMKACLGLEAINVGKSFHGCVLKTRYEMDPSVGISLLDLYCKSGDLNDAARVFQEIPERDVVHWSFIIARYSQSDRCDEALEFFSQMRRALVAPNQFTFASVLHACASVEALNLGRQIHSYVTKSGLNSDVFVTNALMDVYAKCGKVENAVSMFLETENRNEVSWNTIIVGHVQCGDGEKALNLFTDMLEAQVRASSVTYSSLLRACATLAALEPGLQIHSLTIKTTYNQDLAVGNALVDMYAKCGSIKYARLAFETMNERDVVSWNAMVSAYSMHGLGNEALNIFERMRKTEVKPNQLTFLGVLSACSNSGSLNQGYAYLFLMLDDYGIEPCVEHYTCMVSLLGRLGHLDKAVKLIEDIPFEPSVMVWRALLGACVLHNEVELGKTAAQHVLELEPQDEATYVLLSNMYATSKRWNNVAFVRRSMKKKRLKKEPGLSWVEHQGSVHYFSVGDASHPDIKLIHGMLELFNLKSKRGGYVPNCDVVLLDVDDDEKTRLLWLHSERLALAFALLRTLPGSPIRIIKNLRICLDCHAAIKFISTIVQREIVVRDINRFHHFQNGACSCGDYW